The following are encoded together in the Zingiber officinale cultivar Zhangliang chromosome 8A, Zo_v1.1, whole genome shotgun sequence genome:
- the LOC122011338 gene encoding photosynthetic NDH subunit of lumenal location 3, chloroplastic-like, whose translation MEGMCVQGKKGCVHRIRKCVMDLLLMAEEDQELAADDEEGWEVMGSDLCLKATFLYCDLNQLIAAAGAREEPRKLQALADVANKLFAYVEELEQAVKRRSMASTQDCYKETAHVLQQLMAALMPLH comes from the exons ATGGAAGGAATGTGCGTGCAGGGGAAGAAGGGGTGCGTCCACCGGATCCGAAAGTGCGTGATGGATCTGCTGTTGATGGCTGAGGAGGATCAGGAGCTGGCCGCGGACGACGAGGAGGGGTGGGAGGTGATGGGAAGCGACCTCTGCCTGAAGGCCACCTTCTTGTACTGCGATCTGAACCAGCTGATCGCCGCCGCCGGCGCCAGGGAGGAGCCGAGGAAGCTTCAGGCCCTCGCCGACGTCGCCAACAAACTCTTCGCCTACGTCGAAGAG CTGGAGCAGGCGGTGAAGAGGCGAAGCATGGCGTCGACGCAGGACTGCTACAAGGAAACGGCCCATGTGTTGCAGCAACTCATGGCTGCCCTAATGCCCCTGCACTGA